A genome region from Macaca fascicularis isolate 582-1 chromosome 3, T2T-MFA8v1.1 includes the following:
- the PRR15 gene encoding proline-rich protein 15, giving the protein MADSGSAGSSGPWWKSLTNSRKKSKEAAVGVQPPAQPAPGEPTPPAPPSPDCTSSSRENQHPNLLGGAGEPPKPDKLYGDKSGSSRRNLKISRSGRFKEKRKVRATLLPEAGRSPEEASFPGDPHEDKQ; this is encoded by the coding sequence ATGGCCGACAGCGGCAGTGCGGGCAGCTCGGGCCCCTGGTGGAAATCGCTCACGAACAGCaggaagaaaagcaaggaagCTGCAGTGGGGGTGCAGCCTCCAGCCCAGCCCGCTCCAGGGGAGCCCACGCCACCTGCGCCGCCCAGCCCGGACTGCACCAGCAGCTCCAGGGAGAATCAGCACCCCAATCTCCTCGGGGGCGCCGGCGAACCCCCCAAACCAGACAAGTTATATGGGGACAAATCCGGCAGCAGCCGCCGCAATTTGAAGATCTCGCGCTCCGGCCGCTTTAAGGAGAAGAGGAAAGTGCGCGCCACGCTGCTCCCGGAGGCGGGCAGGTCCCCGGAGGAGGCGAGCTTCCCTGGTGACCCCCACGAGGACAAGCAATAG